ATACGCTGGGTCAACATCACCAGCTGGCCTGCGGCGGAGATTTCGGCTGCAGGAGCGTTTTGTTGCAGCTTGAGCGACGACACCGTTTCAGCGATTTCCAGCAGGTCGGACGACTGGCGGTTGATGGTGCGCAGAGCGTCACCCACCTGCGTCAGGATCTTTTGCTGGCCCATCACCACGCTGGCGTTGCGCTCAGCGCGCTCCATCAGGGGGTTGACGGCGTCCAGATCGGGTTTGAAAGGTTCGCCCAGCGACTGCACACCCAGCTCGTTGTCACCCGAATTCAGGGCGCGCACGTTGCGGGCCAACACGCCCGAGCTTTCCACCACGTCCGGGAAGGCCTGTGGACTACCCACTAGCGCCTGCGACACCGACTTGGCGAGACGTTGCGACTGCATCAGCGACTGGCCGGTAGCCGCCAGCTGCTGCGCGGAACGGTCGGCCAGCTGCAGCACCCAACCGGCGATCAGTGCCAGCACCACCACCCCCACGGCCAGCAAGGCCAGCAGCCGGCGCTGGTGGCCTGCGGCGGTCGAGCGGCCTAGCAGAGGCAGGCTGATGAGGTCTTCTTTGGCTTCATGAGCTGTGAGCTCGGATGTGTAGCCATCAGGATCGCCCTGGACACTGTTCATCGCTTCGGCCTGGTAGGAGTCACTCAGTTGCGGGCCATCCAGCGCCCCTGTGGCCATAAGGTCCCGCCCATCATCGGTCACGCCGGCGGCGCCGCCAGTATCAGGCGTGACGGGTTTCCGGTTGAACAGTTTTCCAAATTGATTGACGACGGACATGGTGCAGCCTTACAGAAAAACTCAAGCACTTATGCTCAGGAAAGCGGGATGTTGGGACAGGATCTGCAAGTTCAGCTCCTGCCAGCGTGTACCACTGGAATCAATATAAGTGGTACCGAAGAAGCTGGGGGATTCCTCGGCCGGCAACTCGGACGACACAAACGCATCCGTGCCACGCAGACCCGCCAAGCGGTCCACTAGCAGGGCGGCATTCACGTCGAGCGCGGCATTGAACGCGAGCAGACTGGCCTCGGACAGCGCTTGCTCGGTGCGCGGCGCTTTGAAGCCCAGCAAACCCGCGAGGTCCACCACCCCCACAAGGCCACCTCGCAGGTTGGCCACACCCAGAAACCAGCTCTGGGTGTAAGGCACGGCCTGCACCGATACCCAAGGGAAGATCTCCCCGGACTGCCCCAGGGGCAGCAAATAGAAATTCCCGGCGGACTCTACAGCCAGCCAGGAGGACACAGATGTACCTTCGGACCTTGCAGCCTGCAAGCGGCTGGCAAGTCGGGTCTGGAGCTCCCGTAGGGCTTCGCGGTTTGCCATGAGCGCGCCGCTGCCTCAGTTCAGAGCGTCGATTTTGGCCTGTAGCTCTGCGGGGTCCACCGGCTTGGTGATGTAGCCGCGCGCACCTTGGCGCATGCCCCAGACACGGTCGGTTTCCTGATTTTTGCTGGTGCACATGATGATCGGCACATCAGCGTAAAGGGGGTCGCGGGTAATGGCACGCGTGAGCTGGAAGCCGTTTTGGCCGGGCATCACCACATCCATCAGGATGAGGTCGGGCTTTTCTTCGGCCAGACGGCGAAATGCCTCCTCGGCATTTTCTGCAGTACGAACTTGCATGCCTTTTTTCTGAAGCAGGTCCGTCAAAAACATCAACTCGGTCTTCGAGTCGTCGACGACCAATACTTTCTGAATGGGCATTAGATAGCTCCTTGTTGGGAATTGCCAAACTGCTGCACGGCCTGCAACAGCTGGTCTTTGGTAAACGGCTTGGTGAGATATTCTTGGCAGCCAACCATGCGCCCACGCGCTTTGTCGAACACACCGTCCTTGGAGGACAGCATCACTACCGGAGTATCTGCAAAACGGGCATTGCGCTTGATGATGGCGCAGGTCTGGTACCCGTCGAGCTTGGGCATGAGGATGTCGCAAAAAATCAGCTGAGGCTGGTAATCATTGACTTTGGCCAAAGCATCAAAGCCGTCGTCGGCCAACAAGACTTCGTGCCCCCCCTGCTTGAGAAAAATCTCGGCGCTTCGACGGATGGTGTTGCTGTCATCCACCACGAGCACTTTGAAAGATGCGCCTGTTGTAGTCAATTGTCACTGCTCCCGATGGAGAAAATAAACAACGCAGCAGCGAATGGTGCTGGAGCGCCTCAGATCTGGACCATCTCGAAATCTTCCTTGCGGGCGCCACATTCTGGGCAGGTCCAGTTCATCGGGACCTGATCCCAAGGCGTGCCGGGTGCAATGCCGTGCTCGGGAGACCCCTGCGCTTCGTCATAAATCCAGCCGCAAATCAAACACATCCAAGTTTTAAAGTCGGTCACAGCTTAAAGGGCCTTCACATAGAATGCAACGATTGTATCTAGCGATTTCCGCGGCCTGCAGCTTCTGTGCCACCCCTCCAGCAGGATCTGGTCCATGACCACCAAAGCCTCCCTCCCCCCCTCCGAAATCCCAGATATTGACGACGATGACGCGGAGGAAGCGAGCCCGGCCTGTGTGCTGGTCTTCAACGCCAGCGACCCCAGTGGAGCGGGCGGACTGACCGCCGACATCACCACCATCGCCTCTGTCGGCGGACACCCGATTGCCGTGGTCACCGGGGCCTATGCCCGCGACACGGCTCAGATTTTTGACCACTTCAGCTTCGACGACGAGGCGGTGTCCGAGCAGGCGCGGGCCGTGCTGGAAGACCTGCCCGTGCAGGCGATCAAGGTCGGCTTTGTGGGCAGCCCCGAGAACATCAGCACCATTGCCGAGATCACGACCGACTACGACGAAGTCCCCGTGATCGCCTACATGCCCAACCTGTCCTGGTGGCGCGACGAGCTGATTGACGAGTACCTCGACGCCTTCCGCGAGCTGCTGCTGCCCCAGACCTCGGTGTTGGTTGGAAACCACAGCACGTTGTGGCGCTGGCTGCTGCCGGACTGGACGGGCGAGCGCAGCCCCACCGCGCGCGACATTGCCCGCGCAGCCTCCGAGATGGGCGTGCCTTACACATTAGTCACTGGCATCCCCTTGCCCGAGCAGTTTGTCGAGAACGTACTGGCCTCGCCCCAGACCGTGCTGGGCAGCGGCAAGTTCGAGCTGTTCGATGCCACCTTCTCCGGCGCGGGCGACACCCTGTCGGCAGCGCTCACCGCCTTGGTAGGCAGCGGCAACGATCTGGGCGAAGCCACCAGCGAAGCCCTGGGCTATCTGGACCGCTGCCTGGATGCAGGCTTTCGCCCCGGCATGGGGCACATCGTGCCCGACCGCATGTTCTGGGCGCAGCCCGAGGGCGAAGAGACCGACGGCGACGAAGAAGAACCCACGATTGACGAAACACAGGCCCTGGAGGGTTTTGTGATGCCACCCCATGACACCAAACACTGATCTCAATATTCCCCTGTTCGAACGCGCCAAGGCGCTGATCCCCGGAGGCGTGAATTCGCCCGTGCGGGCCTTCAAGGCGGTCGGAGGCACACCCCGCTTTGTCAAGCGTGCGCAAGGCGCCTACTTCTGGGATGCGAACGACCAGCGCTTCATCGACTACATCGGCTCCTGGGGCCCGATGATCCTCGGCCACGGCCACCCGGCGGTGCTGGAGGCCGTGCAGAAGGCCGCGCTCGAAGGCTTCAGTTTTGGCGCACCCACCGAGCGCGAAGTGGAGCTGGCCGAAGAGATCCTGAGCCTGGTCCCTTCGATGGAGATGATCCGCCTGGTCAGCTCGGGTACCGAAGCGGGCATGAGCGCCATTCGCCTTGCGCGCGGCGCCACGGGTCGCAGCAAGTTCATCAAGTTTGAGGGCTGCTACCACGGCCATGCCGACTCGCTGCTGGTCAAGGCCGGCTCGGGCCTGGCCACGTTTGGCAATGCCACCAGCGCCGGTGTGCCGCCCGAGGTAGTGCAGCACACCATCGTGCTCGAATACAACAACATCCCGCAGCTCGAAGAAGCCTTTGCCCTGCACGGCAAGGAGCTGGCCTGCGTGATGATCGAACCCATTGCGGGCAACATGAACCTGGTGCGCGCCAGCGTGCCGTTCATGAAACGCTGCCGTGAGCTGTGCACCGAGTATGGCGCGCTGCTGGTGCTCGACGAAGTGATGACGGGCTTCCGCGTGGCCCTGGGCAGCGCCCAAAGCGTGTACGCCAAGAGCATCCCCGGCTTCCAACCCGACCTCACCGTGCTGGGCAAGGTGATCGGCGGCGGCATGCCGCTGGCGGCCTTTGGCGGGCCGCGCGCCATCATGGAACACCTCGCGCCACTGGGCGGCGTGTACCAGGCGGGCACGCTGTCGGGCAACCCGGTGGCCACGGCCTGCGGGCTGGCCACGCTGCGCGAGATCCAAAAGCCCGACTTTTTCGATGCGCTGTCGGCCCGCACCCGCTCGCTGGTCGATGGACTACAAGCGGCCGCCGATGCTGAAGGCGTGCCGTTCTGCGGCGACTGCGAGGGCGGCATGTTCGGCTTTTTCCTGCTTCCCGAGCTGCCGCAAAACTACGCCCAGGTGCTCAAGACCGACAGCGCGCGCTTCAACCAGCTGTTCCACGGTCTGCTCGACCGGGGCATCTACATTGCACCGGCCCTGTACGAAGCCGGTTTTGTAAGCGCTGCCCACACTGCCGACGACGTGGCAGCCACTGTGACTGCAGCGCGTGAAGTGTTCAAGACGCTCTCAAAACAATAGCTGTCTGCGCATATTGCACTAGCGCTTCCTGCCAATTTGGCACTGAATGGCCCTCACGAGGGCCATTTTTCATGGCGACGAGGCTTGCAGCAGAGGAGACTCACAGCAGTCCGCGCAACTCGCGGGCAGCGTCTTGCAGCAACGGCAGCATGTCGCGCTGCAGGCTGCCTTCGTCCATCTGCTTGGGCGATGCCACCACGTTGAGCGCCGCCACGGTGTGGCCCTGCAGGTTGCGCAGCGGCACGGCCAGCGCGTGCACGCCCAGCTCGTGCTCCTCCACCGCCAGGCAATAGTCGTCGCGCCGCACCTTGGCGATCACCTGCCGCAGCGGGCCCACCTGCGTGATCGTCAGCGGCGTGAGGCGGTGCAGGGGCCGGTTCTTGAGCCAGGCCGTCAGCTCCGCCGGGGGCAGCGCCGCCAGCAACACCCGCCCGGTGGACGTAGGGTGGGCCGGCAGCCGCGCGCCCAGGTGCAAGCCATAGGCCAGCACCCGCGCCGGCGCGCCATACACGCCGCTGCGCGCCACGATCACCACCTCATCCCCATCAAGCACCACCGCCGAAAACGACTGCTGGGTCTGCGCGGCAAGCCGGTTCAGCGTGGGCTGCAGCACGCGTGGCAGCCGTGCAGACGCCAGGTAGCTGCCCGAAAACCGCAGCACCTTGGGAGCCAGCCAGAAGTAGCTGCCATCCGTCTCCAGGTACCCGAGGTACGCCAGCGTCAGCAGGTGCCGCCGCGCCGCCGCGCGCGTAAGGCCCGTGCGTTGCGCTGCCAGGGTGGAGTTCAGGCGCTGGCGCTCGGTGTCAAAACTCTCCAGCACGGCCATGCCCTTGGCCATGCCTTCAATGAAATCTGCCTTGGCGATGGGGGTGGAAGCCATGGGCGGTGGTGTGTGAAGTGCAGGTGGATGGACCCGGGGCGCAAGGGCTGGCGGAGCCCCGCAGCAGCTCGGTGCGATGACGGCCAGAGTTGCCAACTCCAGCCCCCCCGGAGACTGCGCGATCATCGCACAAAGCATCGACTGATCGCACGAAATCGGCGTTGTCGGATATCGCGTTGATCTGGATCAACCTACGCTCAAGGCCATTGGTTTTCGGTATCTCCCCAGCTTCCACATCCCTTTCCCAGAGGTTTCCCATGCGCACCCAGGTTGCCATCATTGGTGCCGGCCCCGCCGGCCTGCTGCTCGGTCAGTTGCTCCACAAGTCTGGCGTTGACGCCGTCATCATCGAGCAGCGCAGCCCCGACTACGTGCTCGGCCGCATCCGTGCCGGGGTGCTGGAGAAGGTCTGCATGGACCTGCTGGACCAGGCAGGCGTGAGCGCCCGCGCCCATGCCGAGGGCCTGCCCCACGATGGCATCGAGCTGCTGTTCAAGGGCCAGCGCCACCGCATCGACCTGCACGAACTGACCGGCGGCAGCCGCGTGACCGTGTACGGCCAGACCGAAGTGACCCGCGACCTGATGGACGCCCGCGCCGCGGCGGGCCTGACCACCGTGTACGACGCGCAGAATGTGCAAGTGCACGACTTTGATGGTCAAAACCCGCGCGTGACCTACCAGAAGGACGGCCAGACCCACGAGCTGGCCTGTGACTTCATCGCGGGCTGCGATGGCTACCACGGCGTGTGCCGCGCCAGCGCACCGGCCAACCTGCTCAAGACCTACGAGCGCGTGTACCCCTTTGGATGGCTGGGCGTGCTGGCCGATGTACCGCCCGTGTCGCACGAACTCATCTACGCCAACACCGAGCGCGGCTTTGCGCTGTGCAGCATGCGCAGCGCCACGCGCAGCCGCTACTACGTGCAGGTGCCCACGACTGACAAGGTCGAGAACTGGACCATCGACCAGTTCTGGACCGAGCTGGGCAACCGCCTGGACCCCGAGGCCCGCGCCAACCTGGTGACCGGTCCGGCGCTGGAGATGAGCATCGCCCCGCTGCGCAGCTTTGTGGCCGAGCCCATGCGCTTTGGCCGCATGTTCCTGGCCGGCGACGCGGCCCACATCGTGCCCCCCACCGGCGCCAAGGGCCTGAACCTGGCCGCCAGCGACGTGGGTTACCTGTGGACCGCGCTGTCCGAGTTCTACAAAGAGAAATCGTCCGTGGGCATCGACACCTACTCCGACCGCTGCCTGCGCCGCGTGTGGCGTGCCGAGCGCTTTTCGTGGTGGTTCACCTCGCTGATGCACCGCTTTCCAGAAACGGGCGAGTTCGGCCAGAAGATCCAGGAGGCCGAGCTGGACTACTTGGTGCACTCGCGTGCTGCTTCGGTATCGCTGGCGGAAAACTATGTGGGCCTGCCGATGAACTTTGGGGCCTGAGCTCCGACAGAAATCTCGCTCCCTGGAGCCCAGGTCGCCGTCGCCGTCAGCGTGGCGCCGATGCGGCCTCTGAGGCCGACGCGCCGGGTGCCGCAGCAGCCGGCACCGGCAGCGACACCAGCCACTGCGCCATCTCACGCGCCTGGGCTTCCGTGACTTGCGGGTGGCGGGGCATCACGGTGCGCCCCCACGCGCCCACACTGCCGTTGCGGATCTTGCCGGCCAGGTAATCGATCGCGTCGGCGCGGTCACGGTACCGCGCTGCAATCTGCTGAAACGACGGACCGACGTAGTGGCGCTCCATGCCATGGCAGCGCAGGCAATCGGATGCTTCCACCAGGCGAAATCCGGCCGATGCGGAGGGCGGTGAAGCAGCGCTGCCTTGCCCGCCAGCACCCGACACGGGCTGCAACATGCGCCAGCCCAGGTTGAGCATGCCCAACACCACCAGCGCCATGAACCCAATCAGGGCCCACCCCAGCCAGC
Above is a window of Acidovorax sp. KKS102 DNA encoding:
- a CDS encoding chemotaxis protein CheW — encoded protein: MANREALRELQTRLASRLQAARSEGTSVSSWLAVESAGNFYLLPLGQSGEIFPWVSVQAVPYTQSWFLGVANLRGGLVGVVDLAGLLGFKAPRTEQALSEASLLAFNAALDVNAALLVDRLAGLRGTDAFVSSELPAEESPSFFGTTYIDSSGTRWQELNLQILSQHPAFLSISA
- a CDS encoding PleD family two-component system response regulator, translating into MPIQKVLVVDDSKTELMFLTDLLQKKGMQVRTAENAEEAFRRLAEEKPDLILMDVVMPGQNGFQLTRAITRDPLYADVPIIMCTSKNQETDRVWGMRQGARGYITKPVDPAELQAKIDALN
- a CDS encoding PleD family two-component system response regulator, whose amino-acid sequence is MTTTGASFKVLVVDDSNTIRRSAEIFLKQGGHEVLLADDGFDALAKVNDYQPQLIFCDILMPKLDGYQTCAIIKRNARFADTPVVMLSSKDGVFDKARGRMVGCQEYLTKPFTKDQLLQAVQQFGNSQQGAI
- a CDS encoding rubredoxin, whose protein sequence is MTDFKTWMCLICGWIYDEAQGSPEHGIAPGTPWDQVPMNWTCPECGARKEDFEMVQI
- a CDS encoding bifunctional hydroxymethylpyrimidine kinase/phosphomethylpyrimidine kinase, giving the protein MTTKASLPPSEIPDIDDDDAEEASPACVLVFNASDPSGAGGLTADITTIASVGGHPIAVVTGAYARDTAQIFDHFSFDDEAVSEQARAVLEDLPVQAIKVGFVGSPENISTIAEITTDYDEVPVIAYMPNLSWWRDELIDEYLDAFRELLLPQTSVLVGNHSTLWRWLLPDWTGERSPTARDIARAASEMGVPYTLVTGIPLPEQFVENVLASPQTVLGSGKFELFDATFSGAGDTLSAALTALVGSGNDLGEATSEALGYLDRCLDAGFRPGMGHIVPDRMFWAQPEGEETDGDEEEPTIDETQALEGFVMPPHDTKH
- the hemL gene encoding glutamate-1-semialdehyde 2,1-aminomutase; the encoded protein is MTPNTDLNIPLFERAKALIPGGVNSPVRAFKAVGGTPRFVKRAQGAYFWDANDQRFIDYIGSWGPMILGHGHPAVLEAVQKAALEGFSFGAPTEREVELAEEILSLVPSMEMIRLVSSGTEAGMSAIRLARGATGRSKFIKFEGCYHGHADSLLVKAGSGLATFGNATSAGVPPEVVQHTIVLEYNNIPQLEEAFALHGKELACVMIEPIAGNMNLVRASVPFMKRCRELCTEYGALLVLDEVMTGFRVALGSAQSVYAKSIPGFQPDLTVLGKVIGGGMPLAAFGGPRAIMEHLAPLGGVYQAGTLSGNPVATACGLATLREIQKPDFFDALSARTRSLVDGLQAAADAEGVPFCGDCEGGMFGFFLLPELPQNYAQVLKTDSARFNQLFHGLLDRGIYIAPALYEAGFVSAAHTADDVAATVTAAREVFKTLSKQ
- a CDS encoding IclR family transcriptional regulator C-terminal domain-containing protein encodes the protein MASTPIAKADFIEGMAKGMAVLESFDTERQRLNSTLAAQRTGLTRAAARRHLLTLAYLGYLETDGSYFWLAPKVLRFSGSYLASARLPRVLQPTLNRLAAQTQQSFSAVVLDGDEVVIVARSGVYGAPARVLAYGLHLGARLPAHPTSTGRVLLAALPPAELTAWLKNRPLHRLTPLTITQVGPLRQVIAKVRRDDYCLAVEEHELGVHALAVPLRNLQGHTVAALNVVASPKQMDEGSLQRDMLPLLQDAARELRGLL
- the pobA gene encoding 4-hydroxybenzoate 3-monooxygenase, which codes for MRTQVAIIGAGPAGLLLGQLLHKSGVDAVIIEQRSPDYVLGRIRAGVLEKVCMDLLDQAGVSARAHAEGLPHDGIELLFKGQRHRIDLHELTGGSRVTVYGQTEVTRDLMDARAAAGLTTVYDAQNVQVHDFDGQNPRVTYQKDGQTHELACDFIAGCDGYHGVCRASAPANLLKTYERVYPFGWLGVLADVPPVSHELIYANTERGFALCSMRSATRSRYYVQVPTTDKVENWTIDQFWTELGNRLDPEARANLVTGPALEMSIAPLRSFVAEPMRFGRMFLAGDAAHIVPPTGAKGLNLAASDVGYLWTALSEFYKEKSSVGIDTYSDRCLRRVWRAERFSWWFTSLMHRFPETGEFGQKIQEAELDYLVHSRAASVSLAENYVGLPMNFGA
- a CDS encoding c-type cytochrome; translated protein: MMHRDDETPPPRPRWLGWALIGFMALVVLGMLNLGWRMLQPVSGAGGQGSAASPPSASAGFRLVEASDCLRCHGMERHYVGPSFQQIAARYRDRADAIDYLAGKIRNGSVGAWGRTVMPRHPQVTEAQAREMAQWLVSLPVPAAAAPGASASEAASAPR